In one Streptomyces sp. T12 genomic region, the following are encoded:
- a CDS encoding PHP domain-containing protein has protein sequence MDPVEALNRIAFLLERSLAPTYRVRAFRTAARVLAELPEDEVRARAEAGTLESLRGVGPKTAQVVREALAGQVPGYLTDLEGRSAAAAPPESGRQLWELLRGDCHLHSDWSDGGSPIEEMGRTAAELGHEWAALTDHSPRLTVARGLSADRLREQLDVVAELNATWAPFRLLTGIECDILEDGSLDQEPELLDRLDVVVVSVHSKLRMESRAMTRRMVAAVRDPHADVLGHCTGRLVTGRGRPESEFDADEVFAACAESGTAVEINSRPERLDPPRRLLRRAVAAGTLFSIDTDAHAPGQLDWQRYGCARAQECAVPAERVVTTWSMDELLAWTHEGRTPSRVAGA, from the coding sequence ATGGATCCCGTCGAGGCGCTGAACCGGATCGCCTTTCTGCTGGAGCGGTCGCTGGCGCCGACGTATCGCGTACGCGCCTTCCGTACGGCCGCCCGGGTACTGGCCGAGCTGCCCGAGGACGAGGTACGGGCCCGGGCCGAGGCCGGGACGCTGGAGTCGCTGCGGGGCGTCGGTCCGAAGACGGCCCAGGTGGTGCGCGAGGCGCTGGCCGGTCAGGTGCCCGGCTATCTGACAGACCTGGAGGGCAGGTCCGCGGCTGCCGCACCGCCCGAGAGCGGGCGGCAGCTGTGGGAGCTGCTGCGCGGGGACTGCCATCTGCACTCCGACTGGTCCGACGGCGGCAGCCCGATCGAGGAGATGGGGCGGACGGCGGCCGAGCTCGGACATGAGTGGGCGGCGCTGACCGACCACTCCCCGCGGCTGACCGTCGCCCGCGGGCTGTCGGCCGACCGGCTGCGCGAGCAGCTGGACGTGGTGGCGGAGCTGAACGCGACCTGGGCGCCGTTCCGGCTGCTCACCGGCATCGAGTGCGACATCCTCGAGGACGGCTCGCTCGACCAGGAACCCGAGCTGCTGGATCGGCTCGACGTCGTGGTGGTGTCCGTGCACTCCAAGCTGCGCATGGAATCCCGCGCGATGACCCGCCGCATGGTCGCCGCCGTACGCGATCCGCACGCGGACGTTCTGGGGCACTGCACCGGCAGGCTGGTGACCGGGCGTGGGCGGCCCGAGTCGGAGTTCGACGCGGACGAGGTGTTCGCCGCGTGCGCCGAGTCCGGTACGGCGGTGGAGATCAACAGCAGGCCCGAGCGGCTCGACCCGCCCCGGCGGCTGCTGCGCCGAGCCGTGGCGGCGGGCACGCTGTTCTCCATCGACACCGACGCGCATGCGCCCGGTCAGCTGGACTGGCAGCGGTACGGCTGTGCGCGGGCGCAGGAGTGCGCGGTGCCCGCCGAGCGGGTGGTCACCACCTGGAGCATGGACGAGCTGCTGGCCTGGACCCACGAGGGCCGGACACCGTCCCGAGTGGCGGGCGCCTGA
- a CDS encoding HAD family hydrolase: MERAAVFDVDGTLVDTNHLHVTTWWEAFRQAGHQVPMHAVHRAVGLASTDLIAHLLGDDRDEDQDAELGAAHKALYGQYFDRLPPLRDAGRLLRRLDRNGWRVVLATSAGGAELSALRRAIAADDAITATASADDVEEGKPAPEPVEHALELAGVPAERAVFVGDTVWDMRAGTRAGVRCVGVLCGGIPRADLLDAGARAVYEDPAHLLASLADSPLAEVPGGADARGG; the protein is encoded by the coding sequence ATGGAACGGGCGGCGGTGTTCGACGTCGACGGAACTCTCGTCGACACCAACCACCTCCACGTCACGACCTGGTGGGAAGCCTTCCGGCAGGCCGGACACCAGGTGCCCATGCACGCCGTCCACCGGGCCGTGGGCCTCGCCTCCACCGACCTGATCGCCCACCTCCTCGGCGACGACCGGGACGAGGACCAGGACGCCGAGTTGGGCGCCGCCCACAAGGCCCTGTACGGCCAGTACTTCGACCGGCTGCCCCCGCTGCGGGACGCGGGCCGGCTGCTGCGGCGCCTCGACCGCAACGGCTGGCGCGTCGTCCTCGCGACCTCGGCCGGGGGTGCGGAGCTGTCCGCGCTGCGTCGGGCGATCGCCGCGGACGACGCGATCACCGCCACCGCGAGCGCCGACGACGTCGAGGAGGGCAAGCCCGCACCGGAGCCCGTCGAGCACGCCCTGGAACTGGCCGGGGTGCCCGCCGAGCGCGCGGTCTTCGTCGGCGACACCGTGTGGGACATGCGAGCCGGCACCCGGGCCGGTGTGCGCTGCGTGGGCGTCCTGTGCGGCGGCATCCCCCGCGCCGACCTGCTGGACGCGGGCGCGCGGGCGGTCTACGAGGATCCGGCCCACCTGCTGGCGTCCCTGGCGGACAGCCCCTTGGCCGAGGTGCCGGGCGGCGCGGACGCGCGCGGCGGATGA